agaaaatgtttgcttttgaCGTGCTTTTGGACATGCTGTACTCCATTCCATGTGTGGAGCAAAACATATTGCTCAACACCTTCACGCTGTCAGTCAGAGAGGCCTCTGATAGACCCAGTATCTCTTGCCTTGATGCCAGGGGCTTGTGTTTTGGCTGGCTTAAACTCCAGGGTAGGAAATCTGAAGAGCACTCGTAAACAAGCACCTAGTGCTGCATTTGTGAAAGAATTTGACTCTGGTGTGAATtcacaaacataataaatatatcaaatacagTCTTCtatttagtgggttttttttatacagtaaatcaaaatattatcaaataatgtattattgAAGAAATACAAATCAGCAGTAAAGACTGCAAGTTGGAGTTTTTCCATGAACAAGTGTACATACTGTCAGCAACAAATTAAACAGTCAGGGCATACATTAATTTAACCCATACATTAAGTGGGCAAAGTTGGGCCAGCCAGTATAAGACTCCCCCATGTTCTCAATTGTTTAGTTCAATCAATTAAACAGCTCCCCAGGTCCAAGAGTAGTTCTGTTTCATTCCTTCTAAGCAGCCATTAGAATGTAtttgaaaatggaaaaatgtgacatttcaaaatctaacatgaaatattgtactactgttatggcttctggtagacttttgtgatataattttgtaatttctttcattgcatgatgttaaataaaatacctaaattatgttcatgtagtttaaaaaagttCTAAAGGTCTAGGTGTTGCAAAACCTTTCACGATAGCTGTACAGACCTCTCAAAAACACCATGGTATACCCTATAGTATTCTACTTACCTTGTATCGGCTTGTTGAGTCTGATGTAACGCTCTGCAGATTTAAACTCTCATTGTATAAATTCCCCCTCTTTCAGGCCCATCCACACCAAGTTAGAGCAGCAGCTGATGTGTGAGGAACACGAGGAAGAGAAGATTAACATCTACTGCCTGACCTGTGAGACGCCCACCTGCTCCATGTGCAAGGTGTTCGGAGCTCACAAAGACTGTGAAGTAGCTCCTCTACAGAACGTTTATCAACGGCAAAAGGTACAGATATGTAGGAAAGGTGCAGGAAATGGAGTTTTGCAATGGTGTCTGACAACCAAGACTGGTGTGACAATGAAGGGTTCTTCATGAAGCCTTAAATCCAGTGCCTGATTTATAAAACgtttatttgtaaaatgaaaaaaactcaTATTTCAAAGCTTCGGATACATAACTCAGGAGGCTAATTTAAGAGCTGGCTTGTGCACTTTATTAGTTGTTGCTGCCTAAACTTGTAACATTAGCATTGTTTGAGCTATTATGTGATAATGGTGAAAAATGTACACTGGAATAAGCCCTTTGTGAACAAAAACCTGAATGTTGTACCAGTCTTAAaagtccctgtggcaaagtggctggtgaaaggggaataggtgtagcggtgatgcggtgcaggagagacaggcagacaactGTAATCCGGTGAAAAGAGTTTTTAGTAAATTTCAGATCTGGTGGTGCAAAAACACGAACAATTacaacacagaaaaaacacaacacaaagcaCGTaacatgtcttcttttttttaattgagagctcctctctcagtccttctctccattgagctttacccaaacgaaggaaaagatcagcgttaccctggcccctatatgtaatcctgcatgacatcaaggtaaatggttgcagctgcccctcatttacctttcaggtcaatatggtcttacaacagagtcttgcttctttccaggctgccCGACttcccagaaacgaactgtcaggccagccattccagatacttctcctcccgttctttagcgccctcacaggtcgggagagagatttatcaccagaactcattatctttctgtctcaGTCCCCAATTCAGAAATCCAGTCATTGTGCAGTAAAGGGTTTTTGGGGTACCATTGCATTTGTGGTACAGGTTGCACATTCAGATATTGGTACATACATAAAGAGGAGATGAGTATCTATTTATAGAAATTCTGTTATTCTTGGCATCTGTGGCATCTAAGCTGGTCTGTTCTGTTAGCATTATTTGAGAACATGAAATAGGAAACCATGTGATCATGCATTTTGCCACTGGATGATTTGTATACCTTTGCCACAGGATTTAAACACTATATTTAATAAAGTcagtgtttgttgtttatttagatttatagGTTATAGCCCACACGTTTCTCAGCCAAGGAATGACTCTCTGATATATTATGAAAAGCTCACAACCTTTACTGccaagtacaataataataacaggaattCTTACCTTTCAGACTGAATTGAGTGATGGCATTGCTATGCTGGTGGCGGGGAATGACCGAATCCAGGCTATGATCTCCCAACTGGAGGGAATTTGTAAAACTATTGAGGTAAGCAGAGCAGGCTACATGCTGTATATACAACTAACCACATCTGTATCTACCAGTTCATCACTGATGCACAAACCAACAGCAGAAAGAGGTTGAACATTTAAATAGAGACACCTGCCAGAACACTGTAAATACACTGTTGGGCCACAATGGACCCATGACAGCCCTGACTTGAAGTGACAAGTCTGCAAATTGGTGAAATTGTCCTGAAGGAATATGTGACCAATTCCTCAGTGATCAGTGCCTCTTCATGAAAGTCAAAGAGAGGACATCGGTAGTGAAGTCTGTTATTTAAAATGGACGATAAATTATTTACTTTTGAGACTGCTCGATGCTATATTAATGTGTACAGTGTTTTCATAACATCAGTCTTGTCATAGCCATGGGCAGCTGACGAGAGGTTCTGGTTTGGTATCTTACCAGCATCTAACATGGCAGAACAGGAGCACTTGAAATGGATGACTgctgcagttttctttttgactCTTGCCtttatcagttttgtttttgattgcaGGACAATGGGCAGCGGCAGAAGCAGCACCTCTCTGAGAAGTTTGACGCCCTCTACAGTGTGCTAGAGGAGAGGAAGAAGGAGCTCCTGCTGTGTATCACCCGGGAGCAGGATGAGAAGCTGGGCCACGTCAGGGCTCTGAGCCGGCAGTACGGGGACTATCTGGAGGGAGCATCCAAGCTGGTGGAGACATGCATCCAGTCCATGGAGGAGCAGCAGATGGCCACTTTCCTACAGGTGAGTCTTATTCTCCCCTTAaatatttttgtgattttgtgttCACTGCTCAAATATTTTGACTTAAATATTTCGATTCTGTTTTGAAATTCTGTTACATACTATAAATTTGTCATGCATATAAAatcttcactctctctctctctctctctctctctctctctctctctctctctctctctctctctctctctctctctctctctctctctctctctctattaatatataatatatatatctatataatctatatatatatatatatatataatatataatgtcaGAGTatgttgttatttgtatttgtcaAATGTCTCAAAGTCTGCCATCAAAATATTGGCTAGTTGACCTCTGGGAGATAATTTTGCACTCCCCTTCCCCTTGCCAGTGAGTGGGCAGTAACATATGGGCTCAGTTAGCAGGGTAAGAGCCTTTAATCAGGTCAATGACCAGTGATGGAGTCTCTTGCTGTGTTCAAGTCATTGATATGTAGGGCATAGCAATGAAACACTGACCAGCAGCATTGGAATTAAAAGCAATTCAGAAGTTGAAATGCTGTAAATTAATGcatattattaatttctttaggcCCATGTTGGTCATGCTTTGTTTTATGGGACACTTTTTCGGTTTGTTAACTGTTAACAGCTAGTTTACGAATGCATTAACattgttcattttgtgttaacAGTTAGTTAACTAGAGAAACTTACGCCTAGAGTAGCATATAAAGATTatcttgtgtttttaaatcacacatttaatttaacttgCTTTTCTCTCATTTCACACAGCATGCTAAggaattgattaaaaagtaagtaaaatCCACAGTCACCCAAtcgcattttattttttacttttcttttagcGACACTATATTACGTTTCTATTCCTATGCCCTGTTGGGTGACAGGTCTACTGTGTCCTGGTGTTGATTTTTTAGGTGTGTCTTTGCacaatttgtaatatttattccCTGACCTCCCTGGCTACCCTTTGtttcactgttgttgttttttttttttttagcatttataGTAACAAACTTATATAAAGCagataattacaaaatatttgcTTTATCCTGCAAGTAATTCTTATTAATTGAGTGTATTGTATTGCAATTCTAAATATCATTTATCAGACGTGTCAGCAGCTTTCCCAAATGGTGTCAACGAAATGCAATAAGATGATATCATTTAATAATTTgtaagtgatttattttatttagtaaattacTTTTGAAAGTCCCTCTGATCTCTCATTGTCAATGTCCGATTTTGATTATTATGCTGTTCCCACTTCAGGATGACAGACACTGCCAAATCATCGAACATGGAGAGGACTGAGCCAGGGTACGAGAACATGGACCATTTCGTAATCAACGTTGAAGATGTTAGTGACATGCTGAGAACCATAGACTTCCAACAAGGTACAACAACACATAAGCACAGACAGCTGATAGAACTCTTCAGTTAtgcattatattataattaagtATCTATGAGTTTGTCACTTGCTTCACATACTACTAATTTGGTGACAATAACCTATATTCTGAAATCTTGTGCTAAGTAAAACATCAAGTTTCCATCACAACTTCATTGAGCAGcttacaaaaaaaagtgtgacgACTCTTTAACATGGAGATAATTAGGTAGTTAGTAAAGATTTATCAGCACTGGTAAGTCATGCTGATTTGGTTTGGTGCTGTGTGTAAGTAGTCCAATTTGAGTTGACCTGAGTTGAATCATCACTGGCAGCATTGTTTCAAATGGTGCTGGAATTAATTAATAATGTAGTTGGCCTTCTGCTGATTAGGATGATTCACAGTGCACTTGAGATAAGGCAACATGATTGGTGCTTTGGTGGAATTAATTGTCACAGCATCTCACTGGCCGTGGCTCTCAATTGAatcagtcctgttttttttttttttttttttgtttaagtgtcACAGGGAGATGACAATGAACCGGTATGTGAGGCTCAGGAGGAGGAAGAAGTGGCCCAGCAAAGCACAGATGGTTAGTAAAGTGAGACAAGCAGACCTCGCTGAACTTGATGGACGTACTatctaacaaaaacacattacaaatgcATGTGCAATAGAAATATAGGAACTATGACCAAAACAGTGACCTAGCCttttaactctgtattaatcctGTTAATGTCCCATCCCCCTGCACCACCACCACAGGCTGATTGACCAATTTAATGAAATATGGTAAGTGAAAAATCATGATTTAAAAAGGCAACAGTAGTTATATCCTCCACCGTTTACATTATTAAATAGACCCCTGAATAAGTTTGTAATTGTCATAAAACACATATCACCTGGAGAGTGACTTAGGTTATTAATAACTAACGGGTTCATATCTACAAGGTAAATCTTTGTGgaataaattttttatttttacttgaacTTTTTCCTCACGAGGCAACACATTTCTAATGTGAGAAGCTGTGATTCTCAAACAGCAGACTGGCAAAGAACAGACACGGCAGTCACTACTGGAAGCTCTCTAACACAAGCATGAAACACAGCTGAGCGTTGGTTGTGTCagtataaattaaaaacaagctTCTATAAAGAAACATTACGTTATTTATAGCAACACTCGTGAGGATGTCCATGAATAACAAATCCTCATGGAAATTTGGACTTGACTGAATATCCTCTGTAAAGTACTCCATGAACATTCATTGAGTGTGTTCTACTCAACAGATTTTTCATACTTCAAGGGGTTGggtgtatattatattaatagtTAGAAAAGtgtacatttcaatttttttgacTTTGCACTGTAGCTAAGGCTATCAGGTCATTAAGAAATGCATTAAGAAATGCTACgcattttctgtttgttactaattaatttaaatatattaactatTTATGgtatgaacaaataaaaagggaTGCTAAAATTAATTTAGTAATAGAAACTAAATTCAATGATAAAGAGAAGTCATTTTCATTGTCTTCAAATATTGGAATGGTTTGAGCTTCACTGTATACTAATCTGGAGTGTGGAATGTATGTCACTTAGACAAGAATGCAAAagggaatacaatacaataaatgtgtAGAAATAAAGGCGTTTGTACAAGAGgggaatacaataaaaataaaaaagagaagagGGTGGGAGAGGATCATAGGTAGTGTGAGGTCTAAGTGGGAAATATTTTCTGATACAGTGGTGCTATTTTATTAATCAGCTATCAGTTACTAGTTGTGCTATTGCTTCTTGCTCTCTGTTCTCTCTTTCATTGAGAGTTTTGGTTGCATATAAAGCTGTGCATGCGTGCAGTTTGAAATGGTGGTCAAATTGATTGAAATGCAATGAGACTGGAGTGGGTCTGGACTACCATTGCTCACAAATATATTTATGTTGTGCAAATCTGATGGCTGCTGGTAGTTCCAGCAATATACTGAGCTGCGCATTAACAGTAGTGATGGATGACATTATGAAATTAAGCCTGAAATGATTTGCTAAACATTAATACAGCAATGTCTTTAAACAAATGTAACCACCTTTCAATTATATAAACTGTGTTTgctcaacattttaaataaataggttATTTACAGTATTGACCATTCACAGAAAAATGAACAGAATGTGGTAATATCTTACATAGCTTCTAGTCTCTATTCACTGCTGCCTGTGGACTGCTACTGTCTCccattaataaaagcaaaaaaataaataaataatggcattTAAAGCAGTCAGTTTTCTGCACACTGTCCTGTATCATTAAATGAAATGCCTTTTCCAAAGAATCTAACCCCCAATCTGTAGGAGGCCAATGCTGAATATTTTATCCACTGTGTCTGTGGTTAGGCTACCATggtgaacatgtatttaagatcAGTTCATCTATTCCAGTAGATTGCTATAGCACACTTCCTTCTGTATATTGGGATTGTTTTACCTAATTGTATCACAATGGGATAACTCTGCTGCTCTTCCTGGCAGGGTGTACCTGGTAATGAGGGTTGTAAAATCCCAGTGGAATAGcctttataaacaaataaacaagtcaTGTAAATTGATGTCAGGTGGGTGGGTCTGAAAGGTGCAGGTCTGCAGTCCCCAGACGCAGTTGCTGAGTGCAGGTGGTAAACAGCAGGGCAGGTTTGTGACTCACCCCCTCGGTTATCATTTTAGTTGAAGCTGCCTCCAAAGCTGGGAAAAACCAAGCAGTTGTGAACAAAGAGatgtaaaaatacaatttgttaaaTACAGGTCTAAGAACTACTTTATTTAAGTgctgaaaaatgtgtttgcattttcAGCTTTGAGGTGATGTCCAtcaactgggcagacacatggcaaattacgtttaatagagaaaaatgtaaggtactgcatgcaggcaataaaaatgtgcattataaataccatatgggacgTACGGACATTGAAGAAGgaaagtttatgttgactcagaaatgtcttcatctaaacaatgtggggaagctataaaacaaggccaacaaaatgcttggatatatagtgaaaagtgttgaatttaaatcaagggaagtaatgttaaaaatgtacaatgcattagaaagatctcatctagaatattgtgtccagttctagACACCCCTGAtccaaaaaggatattgctgctctagaaagagtgcaaagaagaacaaccAGACCAGGcatacagtgccaatagaaagtctacacccccttgaactttttacacattttgttgtgtcagtgcctcagagtttcatgcatttaaatgaggatttttttccacttatctacacactttaccccacactgttaaggggaaaaagttatatattaaaaatataaaactgaaagatcataattggttaagtctccacacccctgagttaatacttggtggaagcacctttggcagaaattacagctgtgagtctgttgggataggtctctaccaactttgcacacctagatttggcaatatttgaccattcttctttacaaagctgttcaagctctggcaagttccttggggaacactgatgaacagcaatcttcaagtcatgccacaaattttagattggatttaggtcagggctctgactgggccactcaaggacatttacctttttgttccttagccactccagtgtagctttggctgtgtgctttgggtcgttgtcatgctgaaaggtgaacttccgtcccagtttcagctttcttgcagagtgcagcaggttttcctcaaggaattctctgtactatgctccattcattttccctgctatcctgacaagtgccccagtccctgctaatgagaaacatccccattacatgatgctgccaccaccatgcttcaaagtagggatggtgttctt
The Polyodon spathula isolate WHYD16114869_AA chromosome 5, ASM1765450v1, whole genome shotgun sequence DNA segment above includes these coding regions:
- the trim54 gene encoding tripartite motif-containing protein 54 isoform X3, which produces MNFAVGYKPILGNSNTMDNLEKQLICPICLEMFTKPVVILPCQHNLCRKCANDVFQASNPLWQSRGSTTGSSGGRFRCPSCRHEVILDRHGVYGLQRNLLVENIIDIYKQESSRPIHTKLEQQLMCEEHEEEKINIYCLTCETPTCSMCKVFGAHKDCEVAPLQNVYQRQKTELSDGIAMLVAGNDRIQAMISQLEGICKTIEDNGQRQKQHLSEKFDALYSVLEERKKELLLCITREQDEKLGHVRALSRQYGDYLEGASKLVETCIQSMEEQQMATFLQDDRHCQIIEHGED
- the trim54 gene encoding tripartite motif-containing protein 54 isoform X1, with the protein product MNFAVGYKPILGNSNTMDNLEKQLICPICLEMFTKPVVILPCQHNLCRKCANDVFQASNPLWQSRGSTTGSSGGRFRCPSCRHEVILDRHGVYGLQRNLLVENIIDIYKQESSRPIHTKLEQQLMCEEHEEEKINIYCLTCETPTCSMCKVFGAHKDCEVAPLQNVYQRQKTELSDGIAMLVAGNDRIQAMISQLEGICKTIEDNGQRQKQHLSEKFDALYSVLEERKKELLLCITREQDEKLGHVRALSRQYGDYLEGASKLVETCIQSMEEQQMATFLQHAKELIKKMTDTAKSSNMERTEPGYENMDHFVINVEDVSDMLRTIDFQQVSQGDDNEPVCEAQEEEEVAQQSTDEEKPKTSN
- the trim54 gene encoding tripartite motif-containing protein 54 isoform X2, encoding MNFAVGYKPILGNSNTMDNLEKQLICPICLEMFTKPVVILPCQHNLCRKCANDVFQASNPLWQSRGSTTGSSGGRFRCPSCRHEVILDRHGVYGLQRNLLVENIIDIYKQESSRPIHTKLEQQLMCEEHEEEKINIYCLTCETPTCSMCKVFGAHKDCEVAPLQNVYQRQKTELSDGIAMLVAGNDRIQAMISQLEGICKTIEDNGQRQKQHLSEKFDALYSVLEERKKELLLCITREQDEKLGHVRALSRQYGDYLEGASKLVETCIQSMEEQQMATFLQHAKELIKKMTDTAKSSNMERTEPGYENMDHFVINVEDVSDMLRTIDFQQVSQGDDNEPVCEAQEEEEVAQQSTDARVQ